A genomic segment from Gilvibacter sp. SZ-19 encodes:
- a CDS encoding DUF192 domain-containing protein, with protein sequence MRRIFYSGIVLALLFSSCKDTSDANKTVTAKEITFIKEGELTIVKPDSIGSIAIDIEVADNEYERQTGLMYRNGMEEKQGMLFIMDQERQQAFYMKNTRFPLDIIYIGSNQKVVSIQKNARPLNTSSLPSGAPAKYVLELNGGLTDQWNIKVGDSLSWEIQ encoded by the coding sequence ATGCGACGAATTTTTTATAGCGGAATCGTTTTAGCACTGTTATTTAGCAGTTGCAAGGATACTTCGGATGCTAATAAGACTGTTACTGCCAAAGAGATCACCTTTATTAAAGAAGGTGAGCTGACCATAGTAAAGCCCGACAGCATTGGAAGTATTGCCATAGACATTGAAGTGGCAGACAACGAATACGAACGCCAGACCGGGCTAATGTATCGCAACGGAATGGAAGAAAAACAGGGCATGCTGTTCATTATGGACCAGGAACGCCAGCAAGCCTTTTATATGAAGAACACCCGCTTCCCCTTAGACATTATCTACATTGGGAGCAACCAAAAAGTAGTGAGCATTCAAAAGAACGCTCGGCCGCTAAACACGAGCTCGCTCCCATCTGGAGCTCCCGCTAAATATGTGTTGGAACTCAATGGCGGCCTGACTG